Proteins encoded by one window of Sediminicoccus rosea:
- a CDS encoding VOC family protein, with translation MKLAWVIRYVPDAVATAGFYGRAFGLAPRFAAGEDFIAMETGATVLAFCREGFVTSGMGLAFTPTRPDAKPPGEEIAFEVEDVPAAHARALAAGAVEVLAPVEKPWGQVVSYLRDPNGALVELCTAIPA, from the coding sequence ATGAAACTCGCCTGGGTGATCCGCTACGTGCCCGACGCCGTGGCGACGGCCGGCTTCTATGGCCGCGCCTTCGGCCTGGCGCCCCGCTTCGCCGCGGGCGAGGATTTCATCGCGATGGAGACCGGCGCCACCGTGCTCGCCTTCTGCCGCGAGGGCTTCGTGACCAGCGGCATGGGGCTGGCCTTCACGCCGACGCGGCCCGACGCGAAGCCGCCGGGCGAGGAAATCGCCTTCGAGGTGGAGGATGTGCCGGCCGCCCATGCGCGGGCGCTGGCCGCGGGCGCCGTCGAGGTGCTGGCGCCGGTGGAGAAGCCCTGGGGGCAGGTCGTCTCCTATCTCAGAGACCCGAATGGCGCGCTGGTGGAACTCTGCACGGCGATCCCGGCATGA
- a CDS encoding cyclase family protein, translating to MARRFIDLSVALKAGIASDPPHMLPEIEYLDHHMTAPAMADYMGVPVSALPEGEYAAMERVRISTHNGTHLDAPYHYFSRMNERSVPGGEPAWRIDEVPLEWCFSRGVKLDFRSKPDGHVCTPDDVKRELDRIAYTLKPLDIVLVNTAAAARYGEADYIDTGCGMGKAATLWMLEQGVRVVGTDAWSWDAPFSHTRRKVAETGDAALIWEGHRAGREIGYSHLEKLANLDKLPPHGFMVACFPVKVHRGSAGWTRAVAILED from the coding sequence ATGGCCCGTCGCTTCATTGACCTCTCCGTCGCGCTCAAGGCCGGCATCGCGAGCGACCCGCCGCACATGCTGCCCGAGATCGAGTATCTCGATCACCACATGACCGCGCCCGCCATGGCCGACTACATGGGCGTGCCCGTCTCCGCCCTGCCCGAGGGCGAATACGCGGCGATGGAGCGCGTGCGGATCAGCACGCATAACGGCACGCATCTGGATGCGCCCTACCACTATTTCTCGCGCATGAACGAGCGCAGCGTGCCGGGCGGCGAGCCCGCCTGGCGGATTGACGAGGTGCCGCTGGAATGGTGCTTCTCGCGCGGCGTGAAGCTCGATTTCCGCAGCAAGCCGGATGGTCATGTCTGCACGCCCGACGATGTGAAGCGCGAGCTGGATCGCATCGCCTATACGCTCAAGCCGCTCGACATTGTCCTGGTGAACACCGCCGCCGCGGCGCGCTATGGCGAGGCCGACTACATCGACACGGGCTGCGGCATGGGCAAGGCGGCGACGCTGTGGATGCTGGAGCAGGGGGTGCGCGTGGTGGGCACCGATGCCTGGTCCTGGGACGCGCCCTTCAGCCACACCCGCCGCAAGGTGGCCGAGACCGGCGATGCCGCGCTGATCTGGGAGGGGCATCGCGCGGGGCGCGAGATCGGCTACAGCCACCTGGAGAAGCTCGCCAATCTCGACAAGCTGCCGCCGCATGGCTTCATGGTGGCCTGCTTCCCGGTGAAGGTGCATCGCGGCAGCGCGGGCTGGACGCGGGCGGTGGCGATCCTGGAAGACTAG
- a CDS encoding beta/alpha barrel domain-containing protein has product MSDRSPLDREITARTDSYFNRTRRIVETFGDVRVTYAVFLRRPVISAPRLAVQWLERVARERGTPFEIEVKYPEGAWVGAGDPLLYLSGSFAALADLETLYLQRLGPACVAAHNAYQMSLEMPKAAFLAMEARHCAGFEMQEMMAYAASVGSAAARQEGATGFVGTATDATAHWFGEAAGRGTMPHALIGYAGSTLRAAEMFHETYPNDGLTVLVDYFGQEVTDALTVCHRFADLAAAGRMAVRLDTHGGRFLEGLDPAESYAVLERHAPNAIRRYRSDSELRHLVGTGVSAAAIWRVREALDAAGFQKVRIVASSGFSVGKCRVMAEAQAPVDVVGTGSFIPDIWSETYATADIVEYDGTPRVKLGREFLLRQEGRRRNGHQG; this is encoded by the coding sequence ATGAGCGACAGATCCCCGCTGGACCGTGAGATCACGGCCCGGACGGACAGCTACTTCAACCGCACGCGCCGCATCGTCGAGACCTTCGGCGATGTGCGCGTCACCTACGCGGTCTTCCTCCGCCGCCCTGTCATCTCCGCCCCGCGCCTCGCCGTGCAATGGCTGGAGCGCGTGGCGCGGGAGCGCGGCACCCCTTTCGAGATCGAGGTGAAATACCCTGAGGGCGCCTGGGTCGGCGCGGGTGACCCGCTGCTCTATCTCAGCGGCTCCTTCGCAGCACTTGCCGATCTCGAGACGCTGTACCTGCAGCGCCTGGGGCCCGCCTGCGTCGCCGCGCACAACGCCTACCAGATGAGCCTGGAGATGCCCAAGGCGGCCTTCCTGGCCATGGAGGCGCGGCACTGCGCCGGCTTCGAGATGCAGGAGATGATGGCCTATGCGGCCTCGGTCGGCAGCGCGGCCGCACGCCAGGAGGGCGCCACGGGCTTCGTCGGCACCGCGACCGACGCCACGGCGCATTGGTTCGGCGAGGCGGCGGGCCGCGGCACCATGCCGCATGCGCTGATCGGCTATGCGGGCTCCACGCTGCGCGCCGCCGAGATGTTCCACGAGACCTATCCGAATGACGGGCTGACCGTGCTGGTGGATTATTTCGGCCAGGAGGTGACGGATGCGCTGACCGTCTGCCACCGCTTCGCCGATCTCGCCGCCGCCGGACGCATGGCCGTGCGCCTCGATACGCATGGCGGCCGCTTCCTCGAGGGGCTGGACCCGGCCGAGAGCTACGCCGTGCTGGAGCGCCACGCGCCCAACGCCATCCGCCGCTATCGCAGCGATTCCGAGCTGCGCCACCTGGTCGGCACCGGCGTCTCGGCCGCCGCCATCTGGCGCGTGCGCGAGGCGCTGGACGCGGCGGGCTTCCAGAAGGTGCGGATCGTCGCCTCCTCCGGCTTCAGCGTCGGCAAGTGCCGCGTGATGGCGGAGGCGCAGGCGCCGGTGGATGTGGTGGGCACCGGCAGCTTCATCCCCGACATCTGGAGCGAGACCTACGCCACGGCCGACATCGTCGAATATGACGGCACGCCGCGGGTGAAGCTCGGGCGCGAATTCCTGCTGCGGCAGGAGGGGCGGCGGCGGAACGGGCACCAGGGTTGA
- a CDS encoding class II 3-deoxy-7-phosphoheptulonate synthase, producing MARDWRPSSWRQMPIRQVPEYLDPAALAAMESKVASFPPLVFAGECERLKAALAEAAEGRAFVLQGGDCAESFADFNANTIRDTFKVLLQMAVVLTFGAGMPVVKLGRMAGQFAKPRSSDVEKLGDVTLPSYRGDIINGAEFTSEARVPDPKRMEFAYLQSAATLNLLRAFATGGFADLHQVHRWNLDFVARSPLAAQYEGLAARIDETLRFMAACGMNSDNAPQIRETAFYTSHESLLLPYEEALTRESSTHLKTYACSAHFLWIGDRTRQPDGAHVEFLRGVANPIGMKVGPSMEASELLRLTEILNPANEPGRLTLIARMGADKVEAKLAPLVRAVTEAGRKVVWLSDPMHGNTTTQGGYKTRNFDAILNEVKGFFDVMSAEGALAGGVHVEMTGRDVTECTGGARKLTAADLAENYATFCDPRLNAEQSLELAFLIAEELKAHRARPERELVRAAQ from the coding sequence ATGGCGCGTGACTGGCGCCCCTCTTCCTGGCGGCAGATGCCGATCCGGCAGGTGCCGGAATACCTCGATCCCGCGGCGCTGGCCGCGATGGAATCCAAGGTCGCGAGCTTTCCCCCGCTGGTTTTTGCAGGCGAGTGCGAGCGACTGAAGGCCGCGCTCGCCGAAGCTGCCGAAGGCCGGGCCTTTGTCCTCCAGGGGGGTGACTGCGCCGAGAGCTTCGCGGATTTCAACGCGAACACCATCCGCGACACCTTCAAGGTGCTGCTGCAGATGGCGGTGGTGCTGACCTTCGGCGCCGGGATGCCGGTGGTGAAGCTGGGCCGCATGGCCGGCCAGTTCGCCAAGCCGCGCAGCAGCGACGTGGAGAAGCTGGGCGACGTGACGCTCCCCTCCTATCGCGGGGACATCATCAACGGCGCGGAATTCACCTCCGAGGCGCGGGTGCCCGACCCGAAGCGGATGGAATTCGCCTACCTGCAATCGGCCGCCACGCTGAACCTGCTGCGCGCCTTCGCCACCGGTGGCTTCGCCGACCTGCATCAGGTGCATCGCTGGAACCTCGATTTCGTGGCGCGCAGCCCGCTCGCCGCGCAGTATGAGGGCCTCGCCGCTCGCATTGATGAGACGCTGCGCTTCATGGCCGCCTGCGGCATGAACAGCGACAATGCGCCGCAGATCCGCGAGACGGCCTTCTACACGAGCCATGAATCGCTGCTGCTGCCCTATGAGGAGGCGCTGACGCGCGAGAGCAGCACGCATCTCAAGACCTATGCCTGCTCGGCCCATTTCCTCTGGATCGGCGACCGCACGCGCCAGCCGGATGGCGCGCATGTCGAGTTCCTGCGCGGCGTCGCCAACCCGATCGGCATGAAGGTCGGCCCCAGCATGGAAGCCAGCGAGCTTCTCCGCCTGACCGAGATCCTGAACCCGGCGAACGAGCCGGGGCGCCTGACACTGATCGCCCGCATGGGGGCCGACAAGGTGGAGGCGAAGCTCGCGCCGCTGGTGCGCGCCGTGACCGAGGCGGGCCGCAAGGTGGTCTGGCTGAGTGACCCGATGCACGGCAACACGACCACCCAGGGCGGCTACAAGACCCGCAACTTCGACGCCATCCTGAACGAGGTGAAGGGCTTCTTCGACGTGATGTCGGCCGAAGGGGCGCTCGCCGGAGGCGTGCATGTCGAGATGACCGGCCGCGACGTGACGGAGTGCACCGGCGGGGCGCGCAAGCTGACGGCAGCCGACCTGGCCGAGAACTACGCCACCTTCTGCGACCCGCGGCTGAACGCGGAGCAGTCGCTGGAGCTGGCCTTCCTCATCGCGGAGGAGCTGAAGGCGCACCGGGCGCGGCCGGAACGCGAGCTGGTCCGCGCCGCGCAATGA
- a CDS encoding HlyD family efflux transporter periplasmic adaptor subunit, which yields MPDISPPGTSRAEAFEAMSRATTGLSLPPAAPLPARRGFLARRGRLLLALVLVGAAVAGMLHQQLTLSTAHAVISAHTLPVRSPIGGEVTDLVGEPGAELPHGLAFARIENMQADRGRVLDAQQDGERARMEVDALIGQIRALEAMAGELRARAALHRDVLAEENQAWLAEAEALRSAALARAERAARDAARAGELARGGHASLAARERAEAELEIARREAEAQGMRMLALQRQAAAARLGAFTQPGQTGAAYADQRLDELTLRRDELMRQLSLQQAALDRAERRLAEERQLHEARRSAVISPPRSLILWRLHTQAGQRVLPEEILAELVDCRSAFLLASVPQSALPHVPPGSTARLRLAGEAVERRGMVVGRQGEAEAREGGNLAALPTRTPGQTALLRIALPPFEPEKACPVGRTGRVIFDGRGLPRPW from the coding sequence ATGCCCGATATCTCACCGCCCGGAACCTCGCGTGCCGAGGCCTTCGAAGCGATGAGCCGCGCCACCACGGGGCTCAGCCTGCCCCCGGCGGCGCCGCTGCCCGCGCGCCGGGGCTTCCTGGCGCGGCGCGGCCGCCTGCTGCTGGCACTCGTCCTGGTGGGCGCGGCGGTCGCCGGCATGCTGCACCAGCAACTGACGCTCTCCACCGCCCATGCGGTGATCTCGGCCCATACCTTGCCCGTCCGGTCGCCCATCGGCGGCGAGGTCACGGACCTCGTGGGGGAGCCGGGCGCCGAGCTGCCGCACGGGCTGGCCTTCGCGCGCATCGAGAACATGCAGGCCGATCGCGGCCGCGTGCTGGATGCGCAGCAGGACGGGGAGCGGGCGCGGATGGAGGTGGATGCCCTGATCGGCCAGATCCGCGCGCTGGAGGCCATGGCCGGCGAATTGCGCGCCCGCGCCGCCCTGCACCGGGACGTGCTGGCCGAGGAGAACCAGGCCTGGCTGGCCGAGGCGGAAGCCTTGCGCAGCGCGGCGCTGGCCCGCGCCGAACGGGCCGCGCGGGATGCGGCCCGCGCCGGCGAACTCGCGCGTGGCGGCCATGCCAGCCTCGCCGCGCGCGAACGCGCCGAAGCCGAGCTGGAGATCGCGCGGCGCGAGGCGGAGGCGCAAGGCATGCGGATGCTGGCGCTGCAGCGCCAGGCCGCGGCGGCGCGCCTCGGCGCCTTCACCCAGCCAGGCCAGACCGGCGCCGCCTATGCCGACCAGCGGCTCGATGAGCTCACGCTGCGCCGCGACGAGCTGATGCGCCAGCTGAGCCTGCAGCAGGCGGCGCTGGACCGTGCGGAGCGCCGCCTGGCCGAGGAGCGGCAGCTGCATGAGGCGCGGCGCAGCGCCGTCATCTCGCCGCCGCGGAGCCTGATCCTGTGGCGGCTGCACACCCAGGCGGGCCAGCGCGTCCTGCCCGAGGAGATCCTGGCCGAGCTGGTGGATTGCCGCAGCGCCTTCCTGCTCGCCTCGGTACCGCAAAGCGCGCTGCCGCATGTGCCGCCGGGCAGCACCGCGCGACTCCGCCTGGCGGGCGAGGCGGTGGAGCGGCGCGGCATGGTCGTCGGGCGCCAGGGCGAGGCGGAGGCGCGCGAGGGTGGGAACCTTGCCGCGCTGCCGACGCGCACGCCCGGCCAGACCGCGCTGCTGAGGATCGCCCTGCCGCCCTTCGAGCCGGAAAAGGCCTGCCCGGTGGGGCGCACCGGGCGCGTGATCTTCGACGGGCGCGGCCTGCCGCGACCCTGGTAG
- a CDS encoding DMT family transporter, with product MSERRIGLLCAFGVLFIWTGFQLMSRFLATQSVTAWDIAALRYGGAFLAALPFLLWRGPPRIPLPRAMALTATAGFGFALGAYGGFQFAPAAHGGVIMAGLLPFLIAAAWWVAFGEAWGVRRIISLLLVGLGIALLARDTFGSHPGAWRGDLLFVFAVLCWAAYTWLVRKWRIGALDATMAVALYAAPLFLPVWWLWLPSRLEDLSLGMEIFQMAWHGALSVMLAGFLFTRAVVLLGGPQTSAITAAVPALVAMGGWLFLGETLGAAGWAGVLLVTGGMVASVLPGLTTR from the coding sequence TTGAGCGAGCGCCGCATCGGGCTGCTCTGCGCCTTCGGCGTCCTTTTCATCTGGACCGGCTTCCAGCTCATGTCGCGCTTCCTCGCGACGCAATCCGTCACCGCCTGGGACATCGCGGCGCTGCGCTATGGCGGCGCCTTCCTCGCCGCCCTGCCCTTCCTGCTCTGGCGCGGGCCGCCGCGCATCCCGCTGCCCCGCGCGATGGCCCTGACGGCGACGGCGGGCTTCGGCTTCGCGCTCGGCGCCTATGGCGGCTTCCAGTTCGCGCCCGCCGCGCATGGCGGGGTGATCATGGCGGGGCTGCTGCCCTTCCTCATCGCAGCCGCCTGGTGGGTGGCCTTCGGCGAGGCCTGGGGGGTGCGGCGCATCATCTCGCTGCTGCTGGTGGGGCTCGGCATCGCGCTGCTGGCACGCGACACCTTCGGCAGCCATCCCGGCGCCTGGCGCGGGGACCTGCTCTTCGTCTTCGCGGTGCTCTGCTGGGCGGCCTACACGTGGCTGGTCCGGAAATGGCGGATCGGCGCGCTGGACGCGACGATGGCGGTCGCGCTCTATGCCGCGCCGCTCTTCCTGCCGGTCTGGTGGCTGTGGCTGCCCTCGCGCCTGGAGGACCTGTCCCTTGGCATGGAAATCTTCCAGATGGCCTGGCATGGCGCGCTCTCGGTGATGCTGGCCGGCTTCCTCTTCACCCGGGCGGTGGTGCTGCTGGGCGGGCCGCAGACCTCGGCCATCACGGCGGCGGTGCCGGCCCTGGTGGCGATGGGCGGCTGGCTCTTCCTGGGCGAGACGTTGGGCGCGGCGGGCTGGGCCGGGGTGCTGCTGGTGACGGGCGGGATGGTGGCGAGCGTCCTGCCCGGGTTGACCACTCGTTGA
- a CDS encoding MaoC/PaaZ C-terminal domain-containing protein, translated as MTRLARVIRHVPDARASAAFYARAFGLTEKLALGEDYIAMETGETVLGFARQGFFERETGLHLGAPHGDSSQEIAFEVPDVAAAHARAQAEGATEVLAPVDKPWGQTISYLRDPDGGLVQLCSPLGAVAAPLYLEDLSPGQVFRAGPVTVTAQEIMDYAARFDPQPFHTDPVAAAEHPLFRGLAASGWHTAGLTMRLVVRAIGHLAGGIVGAGGELQWPRPTRPGDTLSVEIEVLEVTPSRSRPDRGSAVVRITTLNQAGEAVQVFTPRMVVPRRPS; from the coding sequence ATGACCCGCCTCGCCCGCGTCATCCGCCATGTGCCCGATGCCCGCGCCAGCGCGGCATTCTATGCGCGCGCCTTCGGCCTGACCGAGAAGCTGGCGCTGGGCGAGGACTACATCGCCATGGAGACCGGTGAGACGGTGCTGGGCTTCGCGCGGCAAGGCTTCTTCGAACGCGAAACCGGCCTGCACCTGGGCGCCCCGCATGGCGACAGCAGCCAGGAGATCGCCTTCGAGGTGCCGGACGTGGCGGCCGCGCATGCCCGCGCCCAGGCGGAGGGCGCGACCGAGGTGCTGGCCCCGGTGGACAAGCCCTGGGGGCAGACCATCTCCTACCTGCGCGACCCGGATGGGGGGCTGGTGCAGCTCTGCTCGCCGCTCGGCGCGGTGGCCGCGCCGCTCTACCTTGAGGATCTCTCGCCGGGGCAGGTGTTCCGCGCCGGGCCGGTGACGGTGACCGCGCAGGAGATCATGGACTACGCCGCGCGCTTCGACCCGCAGCCCTTCCACACCGACCCGGTGGCGGCGGCCGAGCACCCGCTCTTCCGCGGCCTGGCCGCGAGCGGCTGGCATACGGCGGGGCTGACCATGCGCCTCGTCGTCCGCGCCATCGGGCATCTGGCCGGTGGCATCGTCGGCGCGGGGGGCGAGTTGCAATGGCCGCGCCCGACCCGCCCCGGGGATACGCTGAGCGTGGAGATCGAGGTGCTGGAGGTGACGCCCTCCCGCTCGCGGCCCGATCGTGGCTCGGCCGTGGTGCGGATCACCACGCTGAACCAGGCGGGCGAGGCCGTGCAGGTCTTCACGCCGCGCATGGTGGTGCCGCGCCGCCCTTCCTGA
- the gorA gene encoding glutathione-disulfide reductase, with protein MAYDFDLFVIGGGSGGVRMARISAGHGARVGVAEERFWGGTCVNVGCVPKKIMVNAAEYGMWAEDAAAFGWHIKNHGHDWAKLAAARDAEVARLSGIYGRMLGGAGVATFDARATFLDAHTLDVGGKRITAERIVIATGGRITKLDIPGAELGLVSDDLFTLKALPKRVAVIGGGYIGLEFAGLLRGLGAEVDVFYRAELPLRGFDGDLRTAVVEAMVAQGIGMNSGVMPTRITKMEDHLMVSLSNNFMREVDAVFFCTGRAPNTPGLGLERAGVVTGKGGVIPVDADHATNIPHIYAIGDVTDRLNLTPMATAVGHALADTLFGKNPRRASYENVPTAVFTSPPIGTVGLSEEEAALHGPVDIYLTRFTPMRHTLSKREGRKTLMKLVVDQKTQRVLGAHMLGEDAAEIMQGIGIAVVMGATKQDFDRTIGIHPTAAEEFVTLRTRTRVAGVPEAATAD; from the coding sequence ATGGCGTATGACTTCGATCTCTTCGTGATCGGCGGTGGCTCGGGCGGGGTGCGCATGGCCCGCATCTCGGCAGGGCATGGCGCGCGCGTGGGCGTCGCGGAGGAGCGCTTCTGGGGCGGCACCTGCGTCAATGTCGGCTGCGTGCCGAAGAAGATCATGGTCAATGCCGCCGAATACGGCATGTGGGCCGAGGATGCGGCCGCCTTCGGCTGGCACATCAAGAATCACGGGCATGACTGGGCGAAGCTCGCCGCCGCGCGCGATGCCGAGGTGGCGCGGCTCTCGGGCATCTATGGCCGCATGCTGGGCGGCGCGGGTGTCGCCACCTTCGACGCGCGGGCGACGTTCCTCGACGCGCATACGCTGGATGTGGGCGGCAAGCGCATCACGGCCGAGCGCATCGTCATCGCGACCGGCGGGCGGATCACGAAGCTCGACATTCCCGGCGCCGAGCTGGGCCTCGTCTCCGATGATCTCTTCACGCTGAAGGCGCTGCCCAAGCGGGTCGCCGTCATCGGCGGCGGCTATATCGGCCTGGAATTCGCGGGGCTGCTGCGCGGCCTGGGCGCCGAGGTGGACGTGTTCTACCGCGCCGAACTCCCGCTGCGCGGCTTCGACGGGGACCTGCGGACCGCCGTGGTGGAGGCCATGGTGGCGCAGGGCATCGGCATGAATTCCGGCGTGATGCCGACGCGCATCACGAAGATGGAAGACCACCTGATGGTCTCGCTCAGCAACAACTTCATGCGCGAGGTGGATGCGGTGTTCTTCTGCACCGGCCGCGCGCCGAACACGCCGGGCCTCGGCCTGGAGCGCGCCGGCGTGGTCACCGGCAAGGGCGGCGTGATCCCGGTGGATGCCGACCACGCGACCAACATCCCGCACATCTACGCCATCGGCGACGTGACGGACCGGCTGAACCTGACGCCCATGGCGACCGCCGTGGGCCATGCCCTGGCCGATACGCTGTTCGGCAAGAATCCGCGCCGGGCGAGCTATGAGAACGTGCCGACGGCGGTCTTCACCTCGCCGCCCATCGGCACGGTCGGCCTGTCGGAGGAGGAGGCGGCGCTGCACGGCCCGGTGGACATCTACCTCACGCGCTTCACCCCCATGCGCCACACGCTGAGCAAGCGGGAGGGCCGCAAGACCCTGATGAAGCTGGTGGTGGACCAGAAGACGCAACGCGTCCTGGGCGCCCATATGCTGGGCGAGGACGCGGCGGAGATCATGCAGGGCATCGGCATCGCCGTGGTCATGGGCGCCACCAAGCAGGATTTCGACCGCACCATCGGCATCCATCCGACGGCGGCGGAAGAGTTCGTCACGCTGCGCACCCGCACCCGGGTGGCGGGCGTGCCGGAGGCGGCCACGGCCGATTAG
- a CDS encoding glycosyltransferase, with translation MPDATWVPALLALGLPLLVVTLCGPRAALSRAVCLGLALFFTARYLAWRWGAPLPEGGAFQAAWAWAFLVMETLAALSSALVMVFLLRHRDRTADAAHPAPPALRDAPVDVLLCTYNEGPEILERSILCATRIAHADLRVWVLDDGARDWVRDLAAELGALYVRRVKGRHAKAGNVNNGLAHAISTGRRPEFVLLLDADFSAHRDILRRTLPLFRAADVGIVQTPQHFFNPDPLQAGLLCAKALPDEQRFFFNHILPAKDAWGAAFCCGTSAVLRVEALLQAGGMAVETVTEDMLTSFKLAEHGWRTIFLDEALSAGLAPEGLGEYVGQRARWCLGAMQQIHTRWSFAGAGRMPLAQRISCLDTVLYWGTSFLARLMMLVAPILFWWFGISSFAASPGELAFWMAPHLLAGMLGLALLSRGRLLPVLSEVSQLVITFPVLATVARTLVRPFGQPFRVTPKGLSSTRITIHWGLLAPFALMALLTAGGMLTALDPWSPARVQEGYALNMLWSLLNLLLLCTVIATCVELPRPRQEERFATDEPAQILLADGTRLPTRLRDLSTRGALVDTAGRVARQGELLLDRGALRIPFRLVRVTEGGLALRFVIGTALRRVLILRLYTGAYRNEVAEPKLGLVMRGMLRRLIG, from the coding sequence ATGCCGGATGCCACCTGGGTGCCGGCGCTGCTGGCGCTGGGCCTGCCATTGCTGGTCGTCACGCTCTGCGGGCCACGGGCGGCGCTGTCCCGTGCCGTCTGCCTTGGCCTCGCCCTGTTCTTCACGGCGCGCTACCTCGCCTGGCGCTGGGGCGCGCCGCTGCCCGAGGGCGGCGCCTTCCAGGCCGCCTGGGCCTGGGCTTTCCTGGTGATGGAGACGCTGGCCGCCCTCTCCTCGGCACTCGTCATGGTGTTCCTGCTCCGCCACCGCGACCGCACGGCCGATGCCGCGCACCCCGCGCCGCCGGCCCTGCGCGACGCGCCGGTGGACGTGCTGCTCTGCACCTACAATGAAGGCCCGGAGATCCTGGAGCGCAGCATCCTCTGCGCCACGCGCATCGCCCATGCCGACCTGCGCGTCTGGGTGCTGGATGACGGCGCGCGGGACTGGGTGCGCGACCTCGCGGCGGAGCTTGGCGCGCTCTACGTGCGGCGGGTGAAGGGGCGGCACGCCAAGGCGGGCAATGTGAACAACGGGCTCGCGCACGCCATCAGCACCGGCCGCCGGCCCGAATTCGTGCTGCTGCTGGACGCCGATTTCTCGGCCCACCGGGACATCCTGCGCCGCACGCTGCCGCTGTTCCGCGCGGCGGATGTCGGCATCGTCCAGACGCCGCAGCATTTCTTCAACCCCGACCCGCTGCAGGCCGGCCTGCTCTGCGCCAAGGCGCTGCCGGATGAGCAGCGCTTCTTCTTCAACCACATCCTGCCCGCCAAGGATGCCTGGGGTGCGGCCTTCTGCTGCGGCACCTCGGCCGTGCTGCGCGTGGAGGCGCTGCTCCAGGCCGGCGGCATGGCGGTGGAGACGGTGACGGAGGACATGCTGACCAGCTTCAAGCTGGCCGAGCATGGCTGGCGCACCATCTTCCTGGACGAAGCGCTTTCGGCCGGCCTGGCGCCCGAGGGGCTCGGCGAATATGTCGGCCAGCGGGCGCGCTGGTGCCTGGGCGCCATGCAGCAGATCCACACGCGCTGGTCCTTCGCCGGGGCGGGGCGCATGCCGCTGGCGCAGCGGATCTCCTGCCTCGACACCGTGCTCTACTGGGGCACGAGCTTCCTCGCGCGGCTGATGATGCTGGTGGCGCCCATTCTGTTCTGGTGGTTCGGCATCAGCTCCTTCGCGGCCAGCCCGGGCGAGCTGGCCTTCTGGATGGCGCCGCACCTCCTGGCGGGCATGCTGGGGCTCGCGCTGCTCTCGCGCGGGCGGCTGCTGCCGGTGCTCTCGGAGGTGAGCCAGCTGGTGATCACCTTCCCCGTGCTCGCGACCGTGGCGCGCACGCTGGTGCGCCCCTTCGGCCAGCCCTTCCGCGTGACGCCCAAGGGCCTCTCCTCCACGCGCATCACCATCCACTGGGGATTGCTCGCGCCATTCGCGCTGATGGCGCTGCTGACGGCGGGCGGCATGCTCACGGCCCTCGACCCCTGGAGCCCCGCGCGGGTGCAGGAGGGGTATGCGCTGAACATGCTCTGGAGCCTGCTGAACCTGTTGCTGCTCTGCACCGTCATCGCCACCTGCGTGGAATTGCCGCGCCCGCGCCAGGAGGAGCGCTTTGCGACCGATGAGCCGGCGCAGATCCTGCTGGCCGACGGCACGCGCCTGCCCACCCGCCTGCGCGACCTCTCGACGCGCGGCGCCCTGGTGGACACCGCGGGGCGCGTCGCCCGGCAGGGCGAATTGCTGCTGGACCGGGGCGCGCTGCGCATCCCCTTCCGCCTGGTGCGGGTGACGGAGGGCGGGCTGGCGCTGCGCTTCGTCATCGGCACCGCGCTCCGGCGCGTGCTGATCCTTCGGCTCTACACCGGCGCCTATCGCAACGAGGTGGCGGAGCCGAAGCTCGGCCTGGTGATGCGGGGCATGCTGCGCCGGCTGATCGGCTGA